Sequence from the Lepisosteus oculatus isolate fLepOcu1 chromosome 13, fLepOcu1.hap2, whole genome shotgun sequence genome:
ATTAGATTGATTTAGTCTTTCCTTACTAAATTATTGTACACAATCAGGggtaaataaatatgtattttatgacCACAAACTACTTTACGctaattacagtaaatatttaatgGAGTCCATGTGGTAAATTGTATTTTCTATTGTAAGAATGTATGTGTACTATTTGTCTgttacttatatactgtacatgagaaaaaGTCATGTTAATATTTCACAATTTATAATTCACAAAATCTTTACACATATAATCACAGTGACTCCAGATAAATTACGACTGTGGGCATTTATTTAGAATTATACTAAGGGCAAACTGCAATTGTGTTATTGGAGACTGTAGATCCATTGCAAAGCTCATGGGACATATCTAGGACTGAGTGAGCTTTTACACATTAAATGAATAGCCTTATACTCTACATgagtatttattttctattaacAGTAAACTCTGTGTTAAACAGAAGCATGTTAAGTGAACATGTTGTGCTAAGAAACAGGTCAATTCCATAAATAATTAGATTTAGAAtgagtattatttttaatttgataataTGAGCTAGGTTGCATGTCCACAATTATCACTATAATGTTTCAAagtatttaacattttctttttttgtgcatttctgTATAACGTCttagaaaacataataaatatgAGAGTAAGCATTAATAACACGAACCAAACAGGATCAATGGTTTAATTTGAAATAGCTTAATTTCAAATTCCATTTTGAATAGTGCTAATTTGAAACTTAGTTAGCTATTAATGTTAATAAGATTGAATTGTCTAAGGGATGTGTGTGAATAGTTTCCAGGTTTAAAAAATGAGGTTCTGTCttttacatgaaaaaaaattgttttcttctttcatgTTTCAGAATAATTTAGCCATGGATGACACAAACCAAACAAGGGTCACAGAATTCATTATTGTCGGATTCCCAGGACTTCAGGACCCAGAGAGGAAGGCTATTCTGTTTGTTGTCTTCCTCAcattgtatcttatgattttATTGGGAAATCTCCTTCTTATTGGCATATATGTAGCAGATTCAGGCTTACACACCCCAATGTATATGACAATATTCAGCCTGGCCATCATTGACATCACCCTTccgacatgtactgtacctacaaTGTTAAATGTGTTCAGGTCTGCTACATATGCTGTCCCCATACAAGCTTGTTTCACCCAAACATATTTCTTTCTGGCATTGGGCTGCGTTGAATGTTTTATCCTCTTAATAATGGCTTATGACAGATATCTTGCCATCTGCCACCCTCTTCACTACCCCACCAAGATGAGCCACAGATTTACTTTAAAACTCATCACTATATGTTGGTTGGGAGGATTCCTGTGCCCAATTCCTGCTTTTAGTTTGGGGATGACAAAGCCATACTGTGGACCCAACAAGGTTTTACAGTGTTTCTGTGACTACTCTGGAGTGCTACGCTTGGCTTGTGCAGACATTGTCTTGAGCAGCTATGTGGCTTTAGCTGTCGGTATGTGTGTGTTATTTATCCCTATGTTCTTCATCCTGCTATCTTATCTAAAGATAATTAAGTCAGTGCTCCAGATTGTCAGTTCTGAGGGAAGATTCAAAGCCTTCTCTACCTgcggctcacacctgctggtcaTTTCTATCTTCTATCTTACTGCAGCAGGTGTTTATATCTCCTACAGGATTCCTGGGAATTCTGTGGATCTGCGAATCTTTGGGGCGGTCTTTCAAAATATATTCCCTCCTCTCATGAATCCAATCATTTACTGTCTGCGAACGAAAGAGATCAGGGCTAGCTTGCTTAAAACCTTTAATGTTGGACGTTTCTATCCGCTTAGGACAGAGATCAGATCTCGTGTGATAGCTTAAGTCACAGCATGAAACAATAATTTCTCACATATAAGCATTCCTGCATTACAACCACTAGTGAAACCTATTAGtggatttaaaaacaatagGAACAGTTTAGTACACATCTTCAGTGCAAACACTATATTGCCATGTGTACACAGTGTATATCTTTACAAAGCTTGTACTTTGAGACTTTTACTTATTTCCAGAAATCTGTAACAAATATAAATCTGGACTACTTTACATCCTGAAgaagttagaaccaaaaacaacACTAATCACTccatttacttttattatttttgaaataataatgtattaatatCATATGCATGCTTGACTTATTATTTCTGCACTGTCTGGAATTGAGGAATGCTCTTAGAGCATTTAATACTCCGTGGATATCTGCAGAATATCATTTGTACTACACATTCCTCAGGATAATGTGTACACAAACCTTTATTCCAGAATGCAATACAGTAAACAAATTAATTCTAACAAAGCAAATAGTAGTAAAATAGTAATGATATATAAGTAAAATAGTCATGATATGGTAAATAAGAAGTAAAAATATAGGTTACATTTAACTTTAGCAATATCCTTAAACCTGCCTCTGGCATGAAACATATCATTTGCTTATTCGctcagattttcatttttttaagaagtACACTTTGATATGGCAAGGAACCTGCAATACTAGATTTTGTTGTCAGCATATGCATGCATAACCTAAGAACCGTAACATATGATCACATAGTTAATAAATTCAGGTTTAACATGAGGTAAAATACTACATACGGtaaatgtctcactgtgtaaCAGATAATAAGGAGACCTTGCTtggtatatttttttcttaaaa
This genomic interval carries:
- the LOC102697078 gene encoding olfactory receptor 6N1-like, giving the protein MDDTNQTRVTEFIIVGFPGLQDPERKAILFVVFLTLYLMILLGNLLLIGIYVADSGLHTPMYMTIFSLAIIDITLPTCTVPTMLNVFRSATYAVPIQACFTQTYFFLALGCVECFILLIMAYDRYLAICHPLHYPTKMSHRFTLKLITICWLGGFLCPIPAFSLGMTKPYCGPNKVLQCFCDYSGVLRLACADIVLSSYVALAVGMCVLFIPMFFILLSYLKIIKSVLQIVSSEGRFKAFSTCGSHLLVISIFYLTAAGVYISYRIPGNSVDLRIFGAVFQNIFPPLMNPIIYCLRTKEIRASLLKTFNVGRFYPLRTEIRSRVIA